In Camelus dromedarius isolate mCamDro1 chromosome 4, mCamDro1.pat, whole genome shotgun sequence, the DNA window TCttgatctcagtttcctcaaatatcagcattcctctcccctcctccctcaaccATGTGAAGATTAAAGAGGACTAAATATATGAACTCTTACAAAACAAAGCCTACGTGCTCAGAGGAAAGCATTCTGGACAGAAGCAGAGACGACCCCTCCCCAGCAGAAAAAAGGGCATCTTGGGTGGGCCCAGCTCTGGTCCTAGCTTTGGGTGACCCTGGAGAAATGGCCCTGGCTCCCCACTTTTGTATTTCACCCCTGCAGACAAGGTCACCCCCTTTGCATCTTGTAGATGGCTCCTGGAGGGGTGAAAAAGACCAGGTACCCATTTTACAGGGCTAAGAACCCAGACTGTATAGTTGACAAGCTCTACTCTCCAAAACCTTGCTTGGTCCACAATACCTTTCTTCAGTGATCTCCACGGACTGACTGTGCATCTTggaatcaaagttttaaaaaatcgtTAAGAGGTACAGGCACCCAGTCCAACCCAAAAAGGGGACCTGGCAGGGGAGGGCGGGGCCCAAAACCCCATGCAAACAGTAGCAGCCAGAATGAAATGGGCTAAGGGCAAAAACCCCACCTGCTGGGCAGAAAAGGGTTTGGAAAGGGGGCAATTAGATGCACAAAAATGTTGATCTGTGTGGAAATCTCCACTGGCTCCTGGTCCCCTTCACCTGCAGACACCTGCATCTAGGGTGCTGTTAATCATTACCTGAGGTCTGGCCTATCCCCTTTACCCCCTGGAGTCCAGCAGCTCTAGATACGTGCTCTTTGAAATGTGTTGCAGGATCAGAAATGGTCCCCGGAGGCTGTCTAATCCTTCCCCAAGATGGACACACACGATCACTTCAGAGAGGACAGCGTGTTAGAAGTCAGGTGCGCCCTCCTGGAAGGGCTTAAGGCAGGATTCTGACAGGGAGAGTCCCCAGAGGGGACAGCTAGCTGCTGGAAGCTGGGATTATCCAGGGATTATGGGGTCCCCTGAAGAGCGGGGCTCAAGTGAAGTCAAATGGTTTGAAAACCTACTGTATGCAGGACATCCTGACTTCTGCTTCGCTGGCATGACCAAAGCTAGAGCAGGAAAACTCCACAAAGGCCCTTTAAGCTGGTGGAAGAAAGTCCTAGGCACTGATTGGACATCCTTTGCTGGAAAAATGATTCACCCTTAGCAACCCAGGAGGCCCCAGGGAATCTACAGCCCACATCCCAGCAGACTCAATAAAACAGGTGTGAACTGGCCTTGGCTGTGCAGCCACTCTGAGCATCAGTTACTGAGCTGCTTCCAATCTAGTCGCGTCCCAGGAAAAGATTCAAGAAAAggctttaaaatatgtttcttcttATAAAATCAGCATCCTAATAACTTGGCTAAGCTGGTACACTTGGTGGCACTGAGGCACCCACCTGGCCTCTGGGGCCTGCAGACCAGCTGCAAAGGCCTCTGGGACATTTCTGGCTAAAGGTGAAGAGGCAGCAGTCTCAAAGTCACTGTCCCacccctacccaccagaggtcacATGTTGGAAAAGTCCCATCTTGCCCACACTTTCTTGTAGAGCTCTATGTCCTAAAATTTCATAGGCTGGACCCAAGGGTGGGTGATGCTGTTGACGTGAAGGCCACTGATGGCgttcaggaagaagaggaaggaggccGTGAACTGGCTCCAGAACGTCAGGGTGAAGCCGATGAGCGTGACCTGGTTCCTGAGAAGGATCACGAAGATCAGGAGCCCCCCgaaagagaagatgaaagagaCAAGGAAGAGGATGGAGCCTATGGCCCACTTGCTCCGTGAGTGGAGGTCCTCACACACCTGGGACACCATGAGGAGCTCCAGGCCAAAAATGGCGACCACCACAGCCAAGGCAGCCAGGCTGCGAGCCAGGACCATACCCCAGGCCAGCCCGGGCATGTGAGCCTGACTCAGGTCTCGGAGGCAGTGAGACCCTGTTTGGTTGGAGGCTGTGCAGAAGTGCCACAACCCGAAGAGGCGATCCTCAGCCAGGAGCCAGTGGCCATCACagatggagacagaggagaggacCACAGCCAGGGCGGCACATAAAATGATGAGGTTCCGGATGAAGGATTCAAAGAAGGATCGGCGGGGCCTCCTCTGGGCCAGCAGCTTCTGAGCCTGGAAGACACCACAGAGGCAGCATGTCAGGGTGGTCCCCCGCCACACCCCTCCAACCTCTTCAGGGAAGACCCTGCACACACCTTCCAGCTTCCCAGTTTCTTGCTTTGGTCTCCCAAGAAGACTGGAAAGCCTGCCTTCATCACAGCTTCCTCCTTTCACCCACCTTCTCTGGGGAACCCTTCTCCCAGCCTACCCGTTCCACATCCATCCTCTATTCAAGATCTATAATAAGCAATGTCGGCCGGTCCAGTTATTCGTCAAGCAGGAAGAGTTCCCTGAACTTTATAATGAGTAAGAAATCCAAATTCTATTGACCGGCAAGTCCTTGTCCATTTCAGCTCAGAAAACCTGTCTGGCCTGGCTGAGGTGACCTTGAACTAGCAGCCAGCCTAGGTTTCTTTGTATGCAAAACAAGAGCACTTCCTGGAAGACTGTGAGGGTGGTAAAAGGCACTGGACGTTAGCATATCAACCAGAGGTGAAACAGTTTCCCTCTCCAGGTCTTCCCCAGTCCAAGCCCAGTTTTATCCtaaccgccccccccacccccagctgcttcTGCACGTTGTACATCCCGTCCAAGATCCAGGCTTGCTTGAGTGTTATTCCCTGGTTTTCCTCAGTCCTCAGTGACGTTTGCACTTTGCCTTTCAGTCTCGCTCAGCTGGTACCCGACACCCAGAACTTGCCAACCACTACTGTTCAAACAGCTTCTGGGTGGGGGAGTCCCTGAGGCTCTCCTCCAACCTCTGGTTTCAgcaccctctcctctctcttgcaAGCAGGACCCATCCAAGGAAGTGTCCCTTCTCACAGCCCTGGGATATCCCTCAGGCACCATTCCCAACCCCCAacccagaaacaaaagaaatgctccttaagcaaaaaagcaaaagaaaacttgcAACGGCCCACAAGCCATCCCAGGGCATTCTC includes these proteins:
- the TMEM37 gene encoding voltage-dependent calcium channel gamma-like subunit isoform X2; its protein translation is MPGLAWGMVLARSLAALAVVVAIFGLELLMVSQVCEDLHSRSKWAIGSILFLVSFIFSFGGLLIFVILLRNQVTLIGFTLTFWSQFTASFLFFLNAISGLHVNSITHPWVQPMKF
- the TMEM37 gene encoding voltage-dependent calcium channel gamma-like subunit isoform X1; the encoded protein is MTAIAVQAQKLLAQRRPRRSFFESFIRNLIILCAALAVVLSSVSICDGHWLLAEDRLFGLWHFCTASNQTGSHCLRDLSQAHMPGLAWGMVLARSLAALAVVVAIFGLELLMVSQVCEDLHSRSKWAIGSILFLVSFIFSFGGLLIFVILLRNQVTLIGFTLTFWSQFTASFLFFLNAISGLHVNSITHPWVQPMKF